The sequence below is a genomic window from Corythoichthys intestinalis isolate RoL2023-P3 chromosome 12, ASM3026506v1, whole genome shotgun sequence.
caaactgacccggcccctcatcagagaagggaaagtcatgtggccctcacaggaaaaagtttggggacccctgctttagagtgtttgtcatctgcacttccatttgcttttcttcatgtgcagtgctccccctccatgtttgatcaaactgcactgataatttgaaattgttttaaaatgcattaatcgcAAAAACGGAGGACTAGATCACATTTCAGAGTGCAGAGATCACAGTCGATGCTATAACAACCTGGTGTGTTGAAGGTTGGTCATTTATGTGcctatattttgaaattgttgccttaattttgtgttctttttcaccgtcccccaatcaggctgaagcaaatggtcagaagtccacacatacctcagtctctgcaattacaggtatgtctcatacactgatcaatgaattatttaatatttgtatttgttgggttgggataacaaacatgcattaatgtttttacagatggattaagaaattaattgtacatctcaatttgaatgttaaaaaaataatcaattacattaatttaaaaagaacTCATTATTACACAGTTTGTGAATATTAAACTAATTCATTGCAGattttaatttgtgattaaaaataattggacatttaaatttgtaactGTTAAgacaaaatgtaacttttttttctaacaagttctcaatgctgaAATTATTATGTCTTTTCAGGTCAACCAGAGCAGTATTCTCTAATGCAGTGGACTTGTAAGTACTGCACATTTTCTGCTGGAAAGAGAGGCTACTtgcttaagcattaccgcttaaaacatggataccacactcggacatccctactccccatgtcttcataaggactgcctctgcacatttaaatcttttaatgcactcaaagtacacctatcgacatgccactctcaaaaagatgcagacaaaagtggagaaactgcatttgactgtcagttgtgcaactttgtggagccttgttaagaagcagacttctttaCCCATTTGCGAAGACATCTTAAGCTGAGGCAAATGGTTACTTGCATATATCAAGACTGTAACTTTCAGAGCACTGTTTATTCTACCTTCACTGCACacaaaagcagaaatgtgaaatgagTTTGAACCAtagtatgggtaggacatttgtgtctaaatcattcaatcccaataaaagttgcttcaatcaaaaaaaaatatttttaatgaaagaaaaagaacctcttgctaaaatgtttttttgaaaatatatattttttgaaatatatatatttttttattgacgtgtcactttttttgcaaagcatgaagttttaaactttttttttttttaaagtggaaaaagtttttgaaggcactttttttcgattgaatcattttgacacaaagatacgatttcaacgctacttccgacatgtttgagtggcaggtgactacgccaatggcataaaagcatgcagcaagaataatggccaccagagctccatcgagccatcggactctgcttgagtccaagccgaaaatagggcaccggtacgtggGTGTGAaatcggcatctcaccggagtgccTGCGATGGTATGGTGCGCTGCTGCTTAATGTCATTCAACAAAgggaacttcacccgctgccctgacgtgatAGTTGGCAATCGTGGTCCTACCGCAGTGTCGCGACGCGCCGGTACGTGAGTGGCTgacgagtggcccgacactagcctgcccagtaagcgagtggactaccggcgagtcgccggcatccgcgccgggagcccccttcgggagccccgtcgcttcagctttgaatgagtgttgtgtcactcgtgGGCCGTCCACTcaacagccggcctccgcgccggggagggggggtgatatcggggtccgccAGTGTGCCGAgacagggcaccgtaccatcgcgggcactccggtgagatgccgatgtcacacccccctaccggtgccctatttttggcttggactcgagcagagtccgatggctggatggagccctggtggccattattcttgctgcctgcttttatgccattggcgtaatcacctgccactcaaacatgtcggaagtagcgttgaagttgtatcttcgtgtcaaaatgattcaaccgaaaaaagtgccttcaaaactttttccacttcagaaaaaaaaaaaaaaagcgtttaaaacgttttgcttttcaaaaaaagtgacacgtcaataaaaaaatatatatttaaattaaaaaaaattttgcaaaagatttttttctctttgattaaaaatagtttttttgattgaagcaacttttattgggattgaatgatttggacacaaatgtcctctacccataatatggctcaaacacaaaaaggattgcttcgatcaaagaaaacagtttcaatgaaaaataaagtgttgaaatgtgaatttctgagtctcaaatattttttcacattcaaacctttttttctacaattgatttttttaaagttactttttcttcgattgaaaaaatatatatatctactaATGACATACTTTTGACTAGaaattagactttttttttagacgatagagcttaatatgaaattagaatttgaataaaaataagacacatattcttggtaagattttaggtttctgAGGTGTATAACTCCAGTACACGTTTTGCATGTACTCTtgtgatgtgaaaaaaaaaggtatctTGTTCACTGTTTCAGGTgttaaagtgaaatttgaatttgaactgagttgtgtgttttaaaaagagttctgtatttttatatttattttatcactGCTGCACAGTTTAAACCATGGGGCAATGTTGATTGTAGTTCGTTGTGATCACTAATATTGTTGAAGAAATCAGAACTGTTAGCTTTACCAGAGCTCAAGCTCATGTTGTAATGGGCCAACAGGCAATGTCCCACAATACGAACTTTCAAACTCAGctcaagcagtggttgaaagcaaatcagtcttgcaatcactgacttttaagttcttagtaacgtattgtattgttgttttattgtaatcttttgttatttctttcctttttgtatctttgtgtcacctgtttagggactacagatgtaaattagcatatacttgctacaatctggcatatttacatctttttagatgttcatcaatgtgcactgtccctattaaataaataaataaaaataatgggcAACTAGTTTGTTGCCATGTCTTCAATGCTAAGTTAATGTcctgaaattatgaaaataggATCTCTCCTGTTCGTCTTTGGAAATCACAGGATAGGAGTGAACATTGATGCAGTTCAGGTATTATTCAGTAATTTCTGTCGCAAAAGGTTATCTTAGGTACTTATACTGTACTTTGTATGAAGTGCAAAATGTTGGCAAAAGTGGGTTTATAATTAATCCACTGATTGTTCATTGATACTGAGAATTAACCAAACACTGTTCAGCCTGCCAGGAGCCAGTGTCTCCCATTAAATGCacttttgagcattttaaagtAAACTTTAATTCCACTGAGTTAATCCAATGAGTGTTCtccatttattgtgttttgggggtcattactattagataatgtgtttttaataaaattagtatgTGCAGTTGTAATTTCTATTGTGGAATTCTTTTAGGTCAAGAAAATTAAGTTGACCTGAATATGATGGATGAAATGGAAAACTAAAGATAATTAATACACAATTATCACTTGAATActgcactcaaaaaaaaaaaaaagttactacaATCCAattatttgagttaatttgagtattgtacactcaaaataagcaagttactgtaatccagttatttaagttagtttgagtactgccaactcaaaataaacaagtgactataatccaatttttttaagttaatttgagtactgccaactcacaataaacaagtgactataatccaaaatttttaagttaatttgagtactgccaactcaaaataattaagttaatcaaatctaattcatctaagtcaacataaattaaattttttaaggcagcaagtttgcatatttttttttagtaaagtcaacttataatattttacagtgtatgcaataaataatatacctgttcccaagcactgtgcgtACTGTACggtaatatttacaaaaaattaaCAATACAGAGTTACTCCCCGACacctaggacgagccacttacaagactagcactgtcgtgtattacaaagactgctttgaacacatcttcacagacaaagcaATGACACTGGCTTAaaaaggtcaactttaattgtgtgaATAACCCTTAATGATGACACGATCACACGGTTGAAaaagacgacatccacttaattctattgaagatatgcaATGCCGAGGCAATTTGAGAagtttagttttaaaaagaaacatgcGTTACGTGCATCCGTGAATacgtttatccagtagatggagCTCTTGAAGTGTGTCAGACGCCTcgaaacagtgattcaatttagggcaattgtctcaaaagtggttcattgtttcggaaagcctcggtttttccatccctacgccacatgtttttggaactctGTGCAAATATTTATAACCTTGCAATTGTATTCGTGAGTAGTTACTAAAACCGCGGACCACTTATAGAAAGATACGATGCACAAGATGACTTCAGTACAGTTGCACCTCAATTTAACAGGGAAATCTACAATTTAACGTGCAGTATCTGGTAGAATAGTTCCCTCTGTTCAGATCtccccaaatctttttttttaactatacaTTTAGAATTTTTAGAATTAGCACAGAGTCGTCATGCGACCAACTGTTTCAGAAAAGTTCTTTGTGATGGAGCACAACAATAATGGCAGTTTTGTGGTCAATGCAGCAACGTTTCAAGGTAAGTCAATGGCTTTgcaaacattttgaaactttttatatttatttactaGAATTTCTAGTTAATCGTCTTTTCTGGTTCTTTTCAAGTTCTTCAATTAAACGGACAATCTGCAGACCATTACATTCGGAGTTTGAGTGTTATGTTTTCAGGTGATAATTACGGGTGATCCCCCAGTTATTAGTCCATGTAATATTTCCATTTTAGCTGATATAACCTCTTCAAGCAATCAGATTGTTAGGTATGCATCGCAGTTTGAGCCTTTAGCGTTGCATCAAAACAAAGCCTGGCAAGTGTGAACAAACCCTAAATTGACAAGTGTAATATTGTGGAATGTCCGCATGTGTTTTGCTGACAGTATTCACTCTCGCCGGATACAAGTGTGTCAACAAGATGAATGTTGTTATTCTGAGAGGCGATGTTTACATTTTTCAAGATTGAGACATTTTACTCCTGTAGCGCAGCACACCTGCAGAAAGACACAACATGATCTCACCCTTAACAACAGACACTTCGACGGCTTTACTTTACCGAGGGTGATGCGTCACAGCAGGTAATTACAGTCACTGCTGACAGATTGATGAATAATGACGACAACGGCACCTTCGTCTATAAATTCTTTCGGACTGCTGAGCTGCAATCTTTGCTGCGGGTTCACTCTAGGCAACTTTGCGACATTTCTGATCAAAAGGTAAGATGGGACAATTCATTTTATAATTGCTTTTTGATCAGCGTATCAAGTTACTTTGCTGCCAAACTCCCAGCAGCTCTGATGCTAATTACTCTCATTCCTAACCCAGTGCTGGCAAACACAACCGAAGGCCTTGTTTTGAAGAAGCCACAGACAATGTGGGCCGTCGCTCTACTTCTTTGTCtgggaaatgttctcattagCGGCGAGGCCAGTGATCAAGATTCTCTGCCAGCCGCGGGTGCGCAATTTTCCCAGATGGACAAAAACAACTTCAACTGTTCTGCGAGTCCCCCTCCTATGTGCAACTACTCGACTGGGATCCGGGATACATTCAAGTACCTTAATACGGCCATTTCCGTTGCAGTTTTTGTGCTGGGAATTGTGGGAAATTCTCTACTCTTGAGGTTCATTCACAAAAACAAACGCATGAGAAACTGCACCGACATCCTGATTGCAAGTCTGGCATCGGGAGACCTCCTCCACATTGTGATGGGCATCCCAGTCAACACCTACAGGGTGAGTGATTCGCCTCACAACATGTAATTACAAGGTCGACATAATTCCAAGTCTTATCGGCCTTTTTTGCACACGTTCTGGTCATTGCTGTCTTATCTTCAATTGATTGTTATTATCACTGAAACTTTTTTAACCCTATTTTTTGTTTACCACATGTAGCTCATGGCAAAAGATTGGCCGTTTGGCTCGCTGCTGTGTAAGCTGGTGCCCTTCATCCAGAAAACCTCTGTTGGAGTTATCGTGTTGAGTTTGTGCGCTCTGAGTGTTGACAGGTGAGAAATCACAGATTTATAGAGCTGAAGACAATCATGATTTGAAAAGGTGGTTTTTATTTCTGCACAAAAATCCAATGTTTGACTACATAAAATACTAGGTCACAAAAATTCATTACTCACAAAAATAcatgtcacaataaaaaaaaaaaaaaaaaaagaataaattaaaaaaatatatatatatatctcaagTAGCTTACACTAAAAAGGTGGATTTTAGGACTAAAAGTTCATCCAAAAATATTCAATTACATAAATATAGTAATATTGTATTAAAAGAACAATGTATCGGCCCACGAATGAAACAGTAGCATTTTGGCAACcccttggctaccattgacggcaataaacGTACAATCGCTTGCAGCCCTCCCAGCTGAAATGAatggacgtttttttttttttgctctaagCCGGTCtgaaacatcattcactgtcacCTCTTCCAGTTCAATTATAATTTCTTATCACTAGGAAACTGTGAAAGGTAAATTTACTgcctaaaaaacaacaaccttgtTTGGTTCTTAAATGTCACAAAAGTGACTCGTGACTCACCGAACAGGCTTTAACAAGCaatgaatggtaaatggtaaatttcgtcttgctaaaatgtgtaaaatgtgccaaaaaatgtaattttttttctttttttgggggtgggggggttgttTTGGGAAAAGAAGCTAAGAGTTTGGTTTgaattaatatttaaataaaataatttgggtATTTTAGATACTCAAAATATGTCACTGTTTTGAAATGGCACAGTGAACCCCTGCTTTTTCCATATATATGCAACAACATGGCATCAAAACACTTTTCCCCCCTCCTTTTAGCTGCCATTATATAATCTGATTCAAGGGCTTTCAATCGATTAATAATGTATTATGGACATTTTTAACAAAATTGGTTACATTGCACCTTcagcaataaaaaatacaaagcaattTTGAGGGTTTTGACATGTTTCTTGTGGAAATATTACAAGCATTTgaatgaaaacaattatttttaacaaaactGCATAGCTCAAAGatgacgatgtttattgatgttTTATGTTTCGCTGAATTTGATTGGATTGTTTCTTGACCAAGCGATGTATTGATCTAGATTCATGTATTGTTATTACACACCTAGTGTtcaccttttatttattattcaacttTTCACAGACCATTAGGTGAACCGATGCTTTCTTATCACTAAAATTGACATATTTGCAGTTTTTGTGCTTTGTGCAAATATTTGGCACTATCTGGTTGTATATTGGGGCCAAGCAGTGACATACAAGTGGTTAGGTATCGTATCTTATTATGTAAATGGTGATTTACATTCATATTAGTTTCTTACCTACAATCTAAAGCTCCTACATTATTATGAATGCTCTTAAAATGCGCGCTATTGTAGTTAGGTTTGGATCAGTTTTTTATTTCCTAAAAACAAGGTGGTGCCTATCAgtaacgtgcggtcaggggaggcaggtgaggcagagcctcacctgtcatcatgacaaaaaaataattatagcatcaaatttatattaatatttgtccattgctcttaatgtatgactcatttcaaacattttttatagtcaaaatcgctgaatttgcccatttcctgttcaaataacgaaatgaaacgagaggtgcggcagcaacgagtaaagcctcacctctgattgcgcaatccataacaaactgggttgatacatggaattggagcgtgctggttgccatacatctgcatgtcgccattataatgtttccagatacgtttatttgacctgattttccacagtctggctaatgtctttaacccttaaagtttaatgtttgttagcgacatatttagttttgctgatgggaaataaaaccgcagtgaaaaggcacaggttgcggcagatagtacgctGCCGCACAGAAAGGGGGCGAACGTGAGCCAACAGGTAATGGCGCCAGGCGAATCAAGTgcactgcggcgagcagtttTGTACTACGTCGACAATATCGGACTCCCAAAATGGAAGAGGATTATATATCCAAACTtaaaaaattctcaaaactgGACTTTCAGTCAAAAGTGGACCTGATTAACAGAGGAAGACCaacgccggagctaaaaggtttgcttcaaactacgggacagtctAAGATAACTCGCTCTTCTCAAACGGAGTGGTACACCCGAAGAAAAACTACTGGctgtgtggctgtccttcgaaaaactgCCTTTACTGCTTCCCATGCCTTTTGTTCTcagcttgtgccaatgtctggactaacacgggatattgtgacatgaaaaatttaCCACGAagtctcagcaaacatgagagatcgtacactcacattcaaagccagactgctttaaaatttttgggaactcaaggatcgatttggctttgaacgAACAGCGGCGGCTCAACGTTAGCACCCACAATGCTAAGGTAAAGGAGAACCGCGAgattttgaaagacctcattaatgcaacctgcttcTTAGCTAAGCAGGAGTtagcatttcgtggtaacgatgagaggGCAAGCTCTACTAATCGTGGCAATTATGTCGAACTTTTATAcgcttttgctgagaaagatgagaggttagctagacatttggacacatccactgtgttttctggcttgtcaaatagaatacagaacgatctaattgtagCAATCGGTGATGTGATACAGTCAGAATAGGACCGATTCAGGACAACTTTCCTCCCTGGCGAtcatctccattgaggcggagagacttttaaaactaaaggaaaataaggaggacttttacaacaaAGTAACTGAGGTTTTTGTGGCGAAGGGCAGGCGCATGGACTTCATCTACAAATAAAGGTAAGACcacagttttcattttaatcttaatattttaaaactaaatttttgccttaaataaaatatactttttcttttcatgctttttgttgAGCAATCTGTATTAAATTGATTTAAGTATCAGattcaagttttaaaaacaactgaatatttcacaaaaggtcaaaattgaaatctgtggttttgtacaccactctgtaCTCATTTATGTTGTATGAACTAAAGACTTGCGATGGAAATTCCAACACATGGAGAGTGTAGCGCAAATGCACGTTATTTTCTACCTTTACATATctgtaatatgtaccgtgtgtgtgtgttttgtgaagaatgctgatgagatatgaaataaccagtagttaactgaataagctaccctttttggttatatatttgtaaatctgacacttaaggagtcagtgcctcaccaaccacgaacctcaccgcacgtcactggtgcCTATGTAATTTAATGAAATCCTgcaattggtgtgtgaatgtttgTGTGAATGCGAGCtaacgtaaaaagtgctttgGGCACAGTAAAAACGTGTGGATAAGTGCGCTATAggctatacagtgtatcacaaaagtgagtacacccctcgcatttctgcagatatttaagtatatttttttatgggACAGCAGtgacaaaatggcactttgacacaatgaaaaatagtctgtgtgcagcttatataataaagttaatttatcccccccccccccccccccccaaataacttaaaatatagacattgatatctaaacccctggcaacaaaagtgagtacacccttagaaactacgtacatccctaaatgtccaaattgagtactgcttgtcattttccctccaaaatgtcatgtgactcgttaaaggagtgctgtcagcattgctgcagagattgaagaggtggggggtcagcctgttagtgctcagaccatacgctgcactctacatcaaattgatgtgcatggctgtcactcagggaggaagcctcttctgaagacggtacacaagaaagcccgcccgtctcatcagagcataggacatggttctagTAATCCATGTCCTTTGTCGACATGTCttcacccgtctcatcagagcataggacatggttctagTAATCCATGTCCTTTgtcgacatgtcttcagcaaactgtttgcgggctttcttgtgtacaatcttcagaagaggcttcctcctggggtgacagccatgcactccAATTTGATGGAGAGTACGTCGTatgatctgagcactaacaggctgaccccccacgtcttcaatctctgcagcaatgctgaaagcactcctgtaacaagtcacatgacattttggagggaaaatgacaaacagtactcaatttggacattcagggatgtatgtagtttctaaaggctgtactcacttttgttgccaggggtttggatattaatgtgtatattttgagttattttggggAGAAAAtacatgaactctattatataagctacacacagactacttttcattgtgtcaaagtgccattttgtcactgttgtcccatgaaaagatatacttaaatatctgcagaaatgcgaggggtgtacttacttttgtgatacactgtaagtactctccatttttGACATTAAATGTGGACAAGACATCAATGTATTTATGTGGCATTACCTCTCTAGGGCTGAAAAACCAAAAATACTCATTATAGGTACCTCTCCGTCGTATCTCGGCAACGCCTCAAAGTCACCCGAGCATCCGTTTGGACCACTCTCATATGGCTCCTCTCCATTATGCTGGCTGTACCTGAACTGGTTGGCTTCGGCGTGATAAATGTGGACTACAAAGAGCGACATCTGAGAATTTGTCTGTTCCATCCTGTGCAGACCACACCATTTATGCAGGTTACCTGATGCAACCCACAAGTAACAAGCTGACTTTGATGTTACTTCCTAATCCATTGATGTAGTACATTACTGAGAAAGCCACTggctttgttgtttttgttatacATTTCACAGCAGGTATTTTGTAAATAGTGAATTTTAAAGCtgaaaaatacatacatatattcattatttttcatcgaTTCAATGTCCCTAACTGTACATTTTCTGATTTCGTCTCATTGGATGAGCAGTCGTATAAAGCCGTAAAGGACTGGTGGCTCTTCAGCTTCTACTTCTGTATGCCACTAACTTGTACTGCCGCCTTCCATGCGCTAAGTACTTGGaggatgcaaaaaaataaagacaattcGTTAATAAACAACGACACAGAAAAGGTAATTCTCTATTTGATCAGTTTAGATTCAACTATTGCTGATAAAAGTTTGTTTATTCAGAAGCTGGGACCTTCAAGGACTGTTTTCTACTTGGTGCTGGTGTTTGCCATCTGCTGGTTGCCGCTCTACTTCAGCAGGATCTTGATGGCCACTGCATACAATGAGAAAGATCCTAACAGATGCCAGCTACTGAGGTGAGTCTTAATAACAGAATAATTTCTATTGGAATCAATAATTTTGCAGTATTCAGAATGTTCACTGTTGTAGTGTCCTTCTTGTGCTGgattacattggcatcaatctgGCGGCTTTAAACTCTTGCCTCAACCCTGTGACCTTTTACGTAGTCAGCAAAAGATTCCAAACCAGTTTCAAGGTGAGATATTATCTTCATACTCAGATTGAATTGGCTCAATAAATTCTTTCTTTATAAACCTCAAGACACATTAAGACACTCGAGGAAAATTTGGGAGAAAATGGTCCTGGTAAATGTTGTGTAGCAATTCTGGGTAGATtcaattttttcctttttttttcattccaatttTTGATATAATTATCCCAATTTCATGTGAATACTAATTattcattgttattattattattttacatttttacatacaATTATGACAATTATATCCTTGtaaaattatttatcatcataTTTCAACTATATTCATTTTTGGAATATTAAGGCTTTTTTGTGTTAAATTACAACTTTCTTTTTAATATAATGACTTTTTTCTGGTAATACTTTTCCTTTTCTAGTGTTATGACATTTTTTCTATGTCATACCATAACTTTATTTTTGAgactttcttttaaaaatgttgcgtctttattccatttttatTACGATTTTAGCCTTTGCAGagaattacattttttgggggaaaattatGCCTTTATTCtagtaatacagtgatccctcgcttcaaacttcgcgccctcagtccatcgcggattttttttcgattaaaaaagaaaatacagatgagctgtcccgagccgatcgcttaGTCTCACTCTaattccctccctccctctctccctCATCcttctctttgttggtcagacaGTGcatgtgggacagtaacatgtttaaaacttatcataattgttacatttgaagtgcttaaaagccatttattatctatatatatagtggggcaaataagtatttagtcaaccaccaattgtgcaagttctcctacttgaaaagattagaaaggcctgtaattgtcaacatgggtaaacctcaaccatgagagacagaatgtgggaaaaaaaatagaacatcacattgtttgatttttaaagatttttttttttcaaaattagagtggaaaataagtcacctacaaacaagcaagatttctggctgtcaaagaggtctaacttcttctaacgaggtctaacgaggctctccTCGTTTCCTGTATtaacggcacctgttttaactcattatcagtataaaaaacacctgtccacaatctcagtcagtcacactccaaactcctctatggccaagaccaaagagctgtcgaaggacaccagagacaaaattgtagacctgcaccaggctgggaagactgaatctgcaataggtaaaacgcttggtgtaaagaaatcaactgtgggagcaattattagaaaatggaagacatacaagaccactgataatctccctcgatctggggctccttaccccgtggcgtcaaaatgataacaagaacggtgaccaaaaatcccagaaccacacggggggacctagtgaatgacctacagagaggtgggaccacagtaacaaaggctactatcagtaacacaatgcgccgccagggactcaaatcctgcactgccagatgtgtccctctgctgaagaaagtacacgtccatgcccgtctgcggttcgctagagagtatttggatgatccagaagaggactgggagaatgtgctatggtcagatgaaaccaaaatagaaattttgggtagaaacacaggttctcgtgtttggaggagaaagaatactgaattgcatccaaagaacaccatacccactgtgaagcatgaaggtgtaaaaatcatgctttggggctgtttttctgcaaagggaccaggacga
It includes:
- the ednrbb gene encoding endothelin receptor type B isoform X4, producing the protein MWAVALLLCLGNVLISGEASDQDSLPAAGAQFSQMDKNNFNCSASPPPMCNYSTGIRDTFKYLNTAISVAVFVLGIVGNSLLLRFIHKNKRMRNCTDILIASLASGDLLHIVMGIPVNTYRLMAKDWPFGSLLCKLVPFIQKTSVGVIVLSLCALSVDRYLSVVSRQRLKVTRASVWTTLIWLLSIMLAVPELVGFGVINVDYKERHLRICLFHPVQTTPFMQSYKAVKDWWLFSFYFCMPLTCTAAFHALSTWRMQKNKDNSLINNDTEKKLGPSRTVFYLVLVFAICWLPLYFSRILMATAYNEKDPNRCQLLSVLLVLDYIGINLAALNSCLNPVTFYVVSKRFQTSFKVLPAFSSFLNPIEEFFSAWIVFDHQPNQEMSLLDWMNAGFLAMDMEGCWGWIRHVKRFLPCGRENVQ
- the ednrbb gene encoding endothelin receptor type B isoform X2 gives rise to the protein MNNDDNGTFVYKFFRTAELQSLLRVHSRQLCDISDQKVRWDNSFYNCFLISVSSYFAAKLPAALMLITLIPNPVLANTTEGLVLKKPQTMWAVALLLCLGNVLISGEASDQDSLPAAGAQFSQMDKNNFNCSASPPPMCNYSTGIRDTFKYLNTAISVAVFVLGIVGNSLLLRFIHKNKRMRNCTDILIASLASGDLLHIVMGIPVNTYRLMAKDWPFGSLLCKLVPFIQKTSVGVIVLSLCALSVDRYLSVVSRQRLKVTRASVWTTLIWLLSIMLAVPELVGFGVINVDYKERHLRICLFHPVQTTPFMQSYKAVKDWWLFSFYFCMPLTCTAAFHALSTWRMQKNKDNSLINNDTEKLGPSRTVFYLVLVFAICWLPLYFSRILMATAYNEKDPNRCQLLSVLLVLDYIGINLAALNSCLNPVTFYVVSKRFQTSFKVLPAFSSFLNPIEEFFSAWIVFDHQPNQEMSLLDWMNAGFLAMDMEGCWGWIRHVKRFLPCGRENVQ
- the ednrbb gene encoding endothelin receptor type B isoform X1, whose protein sequence is MNNDDNGTFVYKFFRTAELQSLLRVHSRQLCDISDQKVRWDNSFYNCFLISVSSYFAAKLPAALMLITLIPNPVLANTTEGLVLKKPQTMWAVALLLCLGNVLISGEASDQDSLPAAGAQFSQMDKNNFNCSASPPPMCNYSTGIRDTFKYLNTAISVAVFVLGIVGNSLLLRFIHKNKRMRNCTDILIASLASGDLLHIVMGIPVNTYRLMAKDWPFGSLLCKLVPFIQKTSVGVIVLSLCALSVDRYLSVVSRQRLKVTRASVWTTLIWLLSIMLAVPELVGFGVINVDYKERHLRICLFHPVQTTPFMQSYKAVKDWWLFSFYFCMPLTCTAAFHALSTWRMQKNKDNSLINNDTEKKLGPSRTVFYLVLVFAICWLPLYFSRILMATAYNEKDPNRCQLLSVLLVLDYIGINLAALNSCLNPVTFYVVSKRFQTSFKVLPAFSSFLNPIEEFFSAWIVFDHQPNQEMSLLDWMNAGFLAMDMEGCWGWIRHVKRFLPCGRENVQ
- the ednrbb gene encoding endothelin receptor type B isoform X3, with amino-acid sequence MNNDDNGTFVYKFFRTAELQSLLRVHSRQLCDISDQKVRWDNSFYNCFLISVSSYFAAKLPAALMLITLIPNPVLANTTEGLVLKKPQTMWAVALLLCLGNVLISGEASDQDSLPAAGAQFSQMDKNNFNCSASPPPMCNYSTGIRDTFKYLNTAISVAVFVLGIVGNSLLLRFIHKNKRMRNCTDILIASLASGDLLHIVMGIPVNTYRLMAKDWPFGSLLCKLVPFIQKTSVGVIVLSLCALSVDRYLSVVSRQRLKVTRASVWTTLIWLLSIMLAVPELVGFGVINVDYKERHLRICLFHPVQTTPFMQSYKAVKDWWLFSFYFCMPLTCTAAFHALSTWRMQKNKDNSLINNDTEKKLGPSRTVFYLVLVFAICWLPLYFSRILMATAYNEKDPNRCQLLSVLLVLDYIGINLAALNSCLNPVTFYVVSKRFQTSFKKIKTFI